One Sodalinema gerasimenkoae IPPAS B-353 DNA segment encodes these proteins:
- a CDS encoding DUF4351 domain-containing protein, translated as MTLVVALPNLSLEAIREMLDITQVRVQDTQFYKDVFQKGQEQGLEQGLERGESELLLRLLTRRCGELSEEQRQRVKDLSAPQREALAEALLEFKGMEDFQAWLQ; from the coding sequence GTGACCCTTGTGGTCGCCCTCCCTAATTTGAGTTTGGAGGCGATACGGGAGATGTTGGATATTACTCAAGTGCGTGTTCAGGATACACAGTTTTATAAGGATGTGTTCCAGAAGGGACAGGAGCAAGGTTTAGAACAGGGTTTGGAACGGGGAGAGTCTGAACTGTTGCTGCGTCTGTTGACTCGGCGCTGTGGGGAGCTGTCTGAGGAGCAGCGGCAACGGGTTAAGGACTTGTCGGCACCTCAGCGGGAGGCACTGGCGGAGGCGTTGTTGGAGTTTAAGGGGATGGAGGATTTTCAGGCTTGGTTGCAGTAG
- the rfbF gene encoding glucose-1-phosphate cytidylyltransferase — MKAVILAGGLGTRISEETHLKPKPMVEIGGKPILWHILKIYSAQGINDFVICCGYKGYVIKEYFANYFLHMSDVTFDMKNNHMEVHQHKVEPWRVTLVDTGEETLTGGRLKRVKDYIDSEECFCFTYGDGVADIDIQASLQFHRNHGKLATVTAVQPPGRYGALETEGDEIRGFIEKPEGDGGWINGGFFVLSPKVLDYIEGDNTGWESSPLMKLADEGNLMAFKHYGFWLPMDTLRDNNRLNELWNSGQAPWRLW; from the coding sequence ATGAAAGCGGTAATTTTAGCCGGTGGACTCGGGACTCGAATTAGTGAGGAAACTCACCTTAAACCTAAACCAATGGTTGAAATTGGGGGGAAACCGATTCTGTGGCATATTCTAAAAATATATTCAGCACAAGGAATCAATGATTTTGTGATTTGTTGTGGTTATAAAGGCTATGTGATTAAAGAGTATTTTGCTAACTATTTTCTTCATATGTCTGATGTGACATTCGATATGAAAAATAATCATATGGAAGTGCATCAACATAAGGTTGAGCCTTGGCGTGTCACGTTGGTGGATACTGGAGAAGAAACGTTGACGGGTGGACGCTTAAAGCGGGTGAAGGATTATATTGACTCGGAAGAATGCTTTTGTTTTACTTATGGAGATGGGGTCGCGGATATTGATATTCAGGCTTCTCTCCAGTTTCATCGCAATCATGGAAAATTGGCGACGGTTACAGCGGTTCAGCCGCCCGGTCGCTATGGTGCTTTGGAAACTGAGGGAGATGAAATTCGAGGGTTTATTGAAAAACCAGAGGGTGATGGAGGTTGGATTAACGGTGGTTTTTTTGTGCTATCTCCTAAGGTTTTAGACTATATTGAGGGAGATAATACTGGCTGGGAGAGTTCCCCACTAATGAAGCTGGCCGATGAGGGAAATTTGATGGCATTTAAACATTATGGGTTTTGGCTGCCTATGGATACCCTTCGTGATAATAATCGTTTAAATGAACTTTGGAATTCTGGACAAGCTCCCTGGAGACTATGGTAA